Within Peptococcaceae bacterium, the genomic segment AGTGCTTCTTTGTTCAGATAATCATTTCCAAGCGGGACAAAAACAGGTATTTGGGGGTAAGTTGTATTAAAAGGTTCTATCCCAGCCAGACTACTCCAGGTGCCGGAAGCCCCTTCATAAAGCTTTTCCACAAAAGTAGTTCCCATGTTCCGGGAAAAAAGGTCATTATAATAATCGGACACAACCTTCGCAGTTTTAGACTCGTTCCATTCCGGCCATTTCTTAAAGATCTCATCTGTTACCTCGCGGGTGTCTTTTTCCGTATATACATAATTTCTCGTGTCTTTCTCGTTGTTACGCTTAAAGGTGAATACATATATAACAGCTTTATCCCCTTCCCCATGACGGTTTCCCCTGCCAGCCACCTGAGCCACAGAAGGAATGATTGGCAACGCCCTGAAGATTCTTTGAAAACTAAAATTTACTCCCGCTTCAATTCTCCAGTGTTTTTATGCTTCAATCCTTACAATCCGTAAAAAGAATCATCTGGTTCAAGAAAACCGCCATAATATGGGTCATATTTAATATCACAAAACAACATACCATCCAACAACTTTTTGTGCTGTAAAAAGTACCAATAAGGTACTTTAACCTCATACCATTTCCTCTCTTTGGGTAAAGCTTCCTTGAGTTCCTGAAAAAAACATGCAGGAACAATAGATATTGTTTCATATTTACTTAAGCGAGTTCTTTCCGCTTCTTCCTCTGTCATCCGGCTATCCAGAATGCCAAATCTATTGTTTTGACTGATTTCATATTGACATAAAGCATCCCGATATCCTTCGCAGCCTTCAAAGTCAATCCCCTGATAAACCTTTTCCAAAACTATTAATAATTCCTGTTCTGTAACATAATCCTTTGAAACACTCTGAAAAGCGGCGAAAGACCTAACCAAAAGTTCTGGGTCATTAATGGGGTCATAAATCCGATGGGACTTTTCATCCGCCCTAAAAATATAAACTCTGCTATCCCGATATTTATCTCGATAGCGGTTAACTCTTCCAGCTCTCTGTATTACAGCATCCGGAGGGGCGCATTCTGTAAATAGCCAGTCATAATCAATATCAAGGGCAACTTCTACTACTTGCGTAGCCACAGCTAGCCGCGCTTTATTTATTATGTTCTCTAACTTTTTCCTGTCTCTCAAAATAAACCTTGAATGCAAACATATAGGGCTTAGGTCCTTTAATTGTTTCGCCAGCCTTTGGCATTTTTCCACTGTATTAACCACTACCAACACCCTGTATCCTTTATTAACTGCAGTTCTAATATCTCTTTCAGCTTCTTCGATTAAGCAATCGTGTACATAATACTTGCTCCGCCGTGCATTTAGAAGAGACTTGTCCTCATAAAAAGACAAACCGGGGATTGACTGGGCGAAGAGCGTTCTTAGCCCTATCGGTAGAGTGGCGCTCATCAACATTATTCGACTACCCCATTTGACAAGTCGCTGAAGTGTTGAGTTTAGTAGTCCAAGAGTCCACCCGTCATAGGCATGAACTTCATCCACCACAATAGCAGCATTGGCGGCATTTATTTCCTTTAATACCCAACGCCCCGTATTGAACCCAGCAGTCAACAATTGGTCAACAGTAGCCACCGTGACAGGCTTCATAAAGGACTGATCAAATAGAACTTGTTTTCTGTATTCCACTTCTTTGATCTCATCATTCTCTTCTTTATCGAATAACAAATTAGCAGTTGAATGAGTTAGCCCTACGTTATCCGTGCCAAAAATATCGGTCATTCTTTGCCAGATGCTGTTAGCGGTGGCCATAGTCGGTAACAGATAGATTATCTTAGCCCTTCCTAGTTCTTTGGCATTGTTAATAGCCCAGAATAGTGAACCCTCGGTCTTGCCGTTTCCCGTTGGAGCAATAGCAACAAGATGACCTTTATGTGAAGCTGCATGCTTTTGAAATGGTCGTAAACCGACAAACGGGATACCTTTTTCCCGGCACCTTTCATGTAGCTTTTTTATTACAGTATCAACGTCAGTTTCAACGTTGTATCTAACCTGTACGCCTGCTGAGCTATACCAATCAACATAATGTAAAACCCCTTTGGTAAGCAAATACAATGTTCTGGCACGCTCTATATCTTCTTTTCTGGCAAATTGTGGTAAACAGTTTATCATTTGACTGAGAACAGCGGCCCCATCTTTTTTAGCAATCTTCTCATTTAAATATGGCAATTCCCACCCTTGCTGATGAAAGATTTTCTGAGCAAGACTTATTGCTATTTTTAGTCCTTCTAGATCAATAGAGGGCAGATTGCATATACCCTTAAGCTCTTTTTCAAAGGAAATTAAATCAGTATTTAGGGCTTTGTGATGTCCCGCCACAGCGAGGGCTTCTAAGGGCCATTGTGAATAATCAGGTTTAGCTTCTATCTGACTTATTGCAGCCATCACAAATAAGAAAGATACTAGCTCATGCCGGTAATTCTTCCTATAATCAACGCGTTTGTGCTCTTTAATATCACACATCATCTGCTGAAAGGATTCCAGCATTTTCCCCATGTCATGTAAAACTACTGTAAGCAGTGATCCTTTCAGGAATCTTTCTGTCTCAAACCTATATAACTGCCCCATTCTAGTTAATAAACCTCGTTTGGCCTTAATAGTTTCTTTCCACGCCTCATAAGCCATTTCTATATGTTCTTTGTAAGTCTGGCCTGGACGAGCATAATACTCCTTCGTCATAACAGAGCCACCGTTTTAGTTCCTGTATCTATTGCTTCTACAGGATTTTTAAGTTGAATGGGAATGTCTACAAAGGTATATGGAGCCCGCGCTTTTATCCTTCGTTCGGTACCTTTGAATTCAAATTCGGTAGGCAATAGGTAAATCATAGGGGCATAAATATCTTTTACTAGAG encodes:
- the cas3 gene encoding CRISPR-associated helicase Cas3', producing the protein MTKEYYARPGQTYKEHIEMAYEAWKETIKAKRGLLTRMGQLYRFETERFLKGSLLTVVLHDMGKMLESFQQMMCDIKEHKRVDYRKNYRHELVSFLFVMAAISQIEAKPDYSQWPLEALAVAGHHKALNTDLISFEKELKGICNLPSIDLEGLKIAISLAQKIFHQQGWELPYLNEKIAKKDGAAVLSQMINCLPQFARKEDIERARTLYLLTKGVLHYVDWYSSAGVQVRYNVETDVDTVIKKLHERCREKGIPFVGLRPFQKHAASHKGHLVAIAPTGNGKTEGSLFWAINNAKELGRAKIIYLLPTMATANSIWQRMTDIFGTDNVGLTHSTANLLFDKEENDEIKEVEYRKQVLFDQSFMKPVTVATVDQLLTAGFNTGRWVLKEINAANAAIVVDEVHAYDGWTLGLLNSTLQRLVKWGSRIMLMSATLPIGLRTLFAQSIPGLSFYEDKSLLNARRSKYYVHDCLIEEAERDIRTAVNKGYRVLVVVNTVEKCQRLAKQLKDLSPICLHSRFILRDRKKLENIINKARLAVATQVVEVALDIDYDWLFTECAPPDAVIQRAGRVNRYRDKYRDSRVYIFRADEKSHRIYDPINDPELLVRSFAAFQSVSKDYVTEQELLIVLEKVYQGIDFEGCEGYRDALCQYEISQNNRFGILDSRMTEEEAERTRLSKYETISIVPACFFQELKEALPKERKWYEVKVPYWYFLQHKKLLDGMLFCDIKYDPYYGGFLEPDDSFYGL